DNA sequence from the Fuscovulum ytuae genome:
TTGATCTGCGCGATACCGGGGTGGATCAGCTGAACCTGTCCAATATCGCCGCGCGGCAGGAAGTGCGCGACTTGGTATCGGAGCTTAGACTGCCCGGGGTGCGGGTTGATTTCTGACCGGCGGGACGGCGCGAAGGCCAAGCTGCGCGTCGCGCGCCATTTCGCGGGCGCCGATCCGTTGCAGGCGCTGATCGAATTGCGGGTCAACCTGCTGCGCCTTGTGGGCGAGAAGGCCTAGCTTTTCCAGCAGAGCGAGGCCGTATTGCATGGCGATGTCCTTTCGAGTGGGCGGATGCCCCTAACCTTTGTCGTCTGAAGGATGCCGCGAAAGATGGGCAGGAAATGGGCGCGGGCGCGGTCTTTCCGTGCGTTTTGGCTATGGTGAAGGGCGTGAATTGGGCGATTTTGGCGAAAACCTGCCCAGATCCGAAGTGACTTGGCAAAGGTCTGCCGATGCTGCCGATGGCTTGAGCCGCAGGGCCGCGCCATGCCATGAGGGGGCAAATGGGAGGGCGGAGCATGGCCAATCATCTGTTCGACGCGCTGTTTGCGCCATTGGCGGGACGGGGGAGTGATTTTCTGATCCTGCCGGATGGGCGGCGGATCTCTGGCGATGCCTTCTTTCACCTTGTCGGGCAGATGGCCGGGGCCTTGCGCGGGCTTGGCTTGGCCAAGGGTGACCGGATTGCGGTGCAAGTGGGCAAGTCGCCCGAGGGGCTGGCCATATATGGCGCAGCGGTGGCCTTGGGCGCGGTGTTCCTGCCGTTGAACACGGCCTATACGCCTGATGAAGTGGCCTATTTCCTTGGCGATGCGACGCCGCGGGTCTTTGTCTGTGATGGTGCGAAGGCGCAGGCCTTGGCAGCGGTGGCGGCGCAGGCCGGGGCACGGCTGGTGGCTCTGAATGGCGACGGAACCGGAGAGTTGGCCGATCTGGCGGCGGGGGCGTCCGAAGAGGCCGCAGTGGCCTGCGGGCCAGATGACCTTGCGGCGATCCTCTACACATCGGGGACGACGGGGCGGTCGAAGGGGGCGATGCTGACGCAGCGCAACCTGTTGTCGAATGCCGACGTTCTCCTGCGGGAATGGCGGTTCACGGGCCGTGATGTGCTGCTGCATGCGCTGCCGATCTTTCACACGCATGGGCTGTTTGTGGCGTCGAATGTGGTGCTTTTGTCCGGGGCGGCGATGATCTGGCTGCCGGGTTTTGAGGCGGGGGCGGTGCTGCGGCATCTGCCGCAGGCTACAGTGATGATGGGGGTGCCGACCTTCTACACGCGGCTGCTGGATGAGCCAGGGCTGACGCGCGATCTGGTCGGGCATATGCGGCTGTTCGTGTCGGGGTCCGCCCCGCTTTTGGCCGAGACTCATGTGGCATGGAAGGCGCGGACGGGGCATCGCATTCTGGAGCGCTATGGGATGACCGAGACGAATATGAACACCTCTAACCCCTATGAAGGTGAGCGGCGGGCGGGGACGGTGGGCTTTCCCCTGCCGGGGGTCGACCTGCGGATCATGGCCGAGGGGCGCGAGGTCGCCCCTGAAGAGGTGGGGATGATCGAGGTGCGGGGGCCGAATGTCTTTGCGGGCTATTGGCAAATGCCGGAAAAGACGCGCGAGGAGTTGCGCGCGGATGGCTGGTTCATAACCGGCGATCTGGGGAAACGGGATGCCGACGGATATGTGCATATCGTGGGGCGGGCGAAGGATCTGGTGATCACCGGGGGGTATAATGTTTATCCCAAAGAGGTGGAGCTGCTTTTGGACGAAGTGCCGGGGGTCGCGGAAAGCGCGGTGATCGGCGTGCCGCATCCGGATTTCGGCGAGGCCGTCTTTGCCGTACTGGTGCCACAGAAGGGCGCGGCGCTGGATGCGGGTCAGGCGCTGGCGGCGATTTCCGACCGATTGGCGCGGTTCAAGCAGCCCAAGGCGGCAGTGGTGGTGGAGAGCCTGCCAAGGAATACGATGGGCAAGGTGCAGAAGAACCTTTTGCGTGAGGCCTATAAGGGCTGGTTCGTGTCAGGGGGCGAAATCTGACGCAAATTTCGCGGCGTTTTCTGCACGCAGAAAACGGTGGGGCGCGGCGTTGCAAGGCGGAATTTGTGTCAAATTCCGTTCTACATCCTTGGGTCAGGTCACATCCTGAGTGTCAAGTTCAGCTTCGAGGAAGCGTTCAAAGGCATCAAGATCGACGGGATCGAACTGGCCGAACCCCTGCATCCAGACCGACGCCGTTCGCAGGGCATCGGGCTCTAGCTTGCACCATTTCACCCGTCCGCGCTTTTCCTGCGTGATGAGCCCTGCATCGGCCAGAACGGCAAGGTGTTTCGAGATGGCTGCCAGCGACACCGCGAAAGGTTCGGCTACATCGGTGACGGCCATGTCATCCTCAAGCAGCATCGTCAGGATCGCGCGGCGCGTGGGATCGGCCAGCGCGCTGAAAACGGTGTCGAGCGGGTCGGGTGTGGGCGCGGTCATGCGGGCATGTTTGCGGGTCTGTGCTGCAATCGTCAACCATTCGGTTGAATATGCCGCAATGCCGCATGCGGTGCCTTTGCAGAGGTGTGGCAGGGTGCCGCCCTGCGGAAAACACATGTAAATCATATGCTTGTCGGATGTCAGGGTGGGGAATTCGCGGCTTGACTCAGGCAGGCCCTCTCCGTAGGTTCCGCCCGACTGTTCTGGGGGTGCCCCGTCATGGCCGAAGAACCCGATCGCGCGCGACTTGCCGCGCTGGAGGAGAAACTGGCCAAAGCGAAGGGCGCGGTGAACCCACCGCGCAAGCGCCATCAGGACGAGCAGTATTCGCAGGCGCAGCTTGCCTGGCGAATGGTGATCGAGCTTGTGGCCGGACTTGGGATCGGCTTCGGCATTGGATACGGGCTGGACTCGCTGTTTGGGACCATGCCGCTGTTTCTGGTGCTGTTCATATTGGCGGGCTTTGCGGCGGGGATCAAAACCATGCTGCGGTCGGCGAAAGAAGTGCAGGAACGGAAGGCGGCACAGGCCGCCGAGCAAGGGGAAGACTGACGTGGCAGGCGAGGCACACAGCGAAGGCGGTCTGGTGTTCCATCCGATGGACCAGTTCATCGTGAAGCCGCTGTTCGGGCATGGTCCCGTAGAGTGGTACACGCCCACCAATGTGACGTTGTGGATGAGCTTGGCCGTGCTGTGCATCATCGCGCTGTTCGTTCTGGGCACGCGGGGCCGGGCGGTTGTGCCATCGCGCGTTCAGTCGGTGGCGGAATTGGCCTATGGCTTCATCTACAAAATGGTCGAGGACATTTGCGGCCATGAAGGGGTGAAGTACTTCCCGAAAATCTTCACGCTGTTCGTGTTCATCATCTTCACGAACTATCTTGGCCTGCTGCCGATGTCCTTTACCCCCACCTCGCATATCGCGGTGACGGCGGTGCTGGGCTTTGGCGTGTTCATCGCTGTGACCCTGCTCGGCTTTTACAAGCATGGGGCGCATTTCCTGGGTCTGTTCTGGATGTCGGATGCGCCGCTGATCCTGCGCCCGATTATCGCGGTGATCGAAGTGATTTCCTACTTCGTGCGTCCCGTTAGCCATTCGATCCGTCTTGCAGGCAACATCATGGCTGGTCACGCCGTGATCAAGGTTTTCGCGGGCTTTGCGGCGATTGCTGCAATCTCGCCGGTGTCGATCCTTGCGATCGTCGCCATCTACGGGCTGGAGGTGCTGGTTTCCTTCATTCAGGCCTATGTCTTCACCATCTTGACCTGCGTCTATCTGAAGGATGCGCTGCATCCGGGCCACTGACGCGGTCACACCCAAACTCAAGCATTCCATCGTAAGGAGAAAATCATGGAAGGCGATATCGCAAGCATGGGTCAGTTCATCGGTGCCGGCCTCGCCGCCATCGGTTCGGGCGCTGCCGCCATCGGCGTTGGCCACGTGGCCGGCAACTTCCTGGCGGGCGCGCTGCGCAATCCGTCGGCGGCTGGTGGCCAAACCGCCACGCTGTTCATCGGTCTGGCCTTCGCAGAAGCTCTGGGGATCTTCGCGTTCCTCGTTGCGCTTCTGCTGATGTTCGCCGTCTGATCCCACTTCGAATCCTTACGTGAGGGGGGCGCGCCGGTAGACCGGCGCCCCTTCGAAGTTCAAAGGGTCCGACGGAGGACAAGATGGCAACTGAACATACCGCCGCAGCGAGCACCTGCGTCAGCGAGGCTGGCAGCGCGATCGGCATGCCGCAGCTGTGCGTCGAATGGATGCCAAACCAGGTGTTCTGGTTGGTCGTCGCGCTGGCCGTGATCTATTTCGTTCTGTCGCGCATCGCGCTGCCCCGCATCGGGAGCGTGCTGGCCGAGCGGAAAGGCACGATCACGAATGACCTGACGGCGGCCGAGGAATTGAAAGCCAAGGCGGTCGAGGCTGAGAAAGCCTATCAGGACGCTTTGGCACGGGCCCGCAGCGAAGCGGCGAGGATCGTGGCGGAGGCACGGGCCGAAATCCAGAAGGATCTGGATGCGGCAACGGCCAAGGCTGATGCGGAGATCGCGGCGAAGGCGGCGGAATCCGAAGGACGGATTTCGGAGATCCGGGCCGGTGCTTTGGACGCGATCACGGAAGTGGCCAAGGATACTGCGAAGGAACTGGTCGCGGCGCTGGGTGGCAAAGCGGATGCCCGTTCGGTCACGGCGGCTGTCACGGCGCGGTTGAAGGGATGAAGGCGATGAGAACGCTTACGGCTATTCTGGCGCTTTCTGCCACGCCCGCCTTGGCGGCGGGGGACAAGCCCTTCTTCTCGCTGGCGAACACCGATTTTGTGGTGACGATTGGCTTTCTGGTCTTTGTTGGCGTCCTGCTGAAATACAAGGTGCCGGCGCTGATCGGCAAATTGCTGGACAACCGTGCCGCGCAGATCAAGGCCGAGCTGGACGAGGCGCGCAGTCTGCGGGACGAGGCGAAGGCCCTGCTGTCTTCCTATGAGAAGAAGCAGAAAGAAGTGCAGGAGCAATCCGAGCGCATCGTGGCCAGCGCCAAGGAAGAGGCGATGGCAGCGGCCGAACAGGCCAAGGCCGATCTGAAGAAGTCGATCGCGCGTCGCGTGGCGGCGGCGGAAGATCAGATTGCTTCGGCTGAGGCTTCGGCCATCCGGGAGGTGCGCGAGCGTGCCATCGCGGTGGCTGTTGCGGCGGCAGGTGACGTGTTGGCCAAGCAGATGACGGCAGAGGGCGCTGCTGCGTCCATTGATGCGGCCATCGGTCAGGTTGAAGCCAAGCTGCACTGATCTGGGCAGTTTGAGGATATCAGGGGAACCCGGCCACTGGCCGGGTTTTTCTATTTGCGGTCAGCGGGATTGTTCGTGTTGCAGCCTTTGGAGGGCGATCGCCTCGTTCCTTGCGGTGCGGCCCTGTTCGATGAGGGCGGCTTCAACATAGTCGAGATGGGATTCTACCGCCGCGCGGGCGTTGGCGGGGTCTCGCGCCTGAATTGCTGTATTGATTGCGCGGTGCTGGTCGAGCAGGGCCTCACGCGTGGTGCGGACCTTGAACATCATTTGGCGATTGTAAAAGACGCCTTCGCGCAACAGATCGAACATCGACCGCATCATGTGCAGCATAACGACGTTATGGCTGGCCTCGATGATCGCAAGGTGGAATTGGGCGTCAAGGGCGGCTTCGTCCGATGGATCGCGTTTCTGATGTGCGGCCTCCATCCGGGTGAAGATCGCGTCGATGACTTGAAGATCGGTGTCAGACCCAAGTCGTGCGGCGCGTTCGGCGGCCAGCGCCTCTAGGTCGCGGCGGAAGGCGATGTAGTCGAAAACCGCCTCATCATGGCGTGAGAAGAGATCAACAAGCGCAGGGGCGAAGGCAGACCCCATCACCTCGGCCACATAGACCCCGGCATTGGGGCGGGTGGTGAGAAGCCCGCGCTCTTGCAGTTCTGCCAAAGCCTCGCGCAGCGAGGGGCGCGATACATCCATGCGTTCGGAGAGTTCGCGTTCCGAAGGCAGGCGCTCGCCGGGGCGCAGGATGCCGCGCAGGATCAGGAGTTCGATCTGGCGAACGATCCCGTGCGACAATTTTTCGGGCTGCACCTTTTGGAACGGCATGATCTCCCCGCGATTTTGGTCTGAATTTATGACCACTGGGCCGTGGGGACAATGGTGTTCCTTAAAAGAAACCGGCCGGATCCTGCGGTGGCGCCATCAGGCTGTTAGGACGTGGCGCGCGGGGTGGCTATCTATCTGGCCAGTTTATTCTTTTTGCTGCGACGAAGACTGATCCTTGGCTGAGCGAACGGAGTCCAGGTAGAGGTCGCGCGCAGAGCGAGGCTGCAGCCTGATACAGGATTGCGCCACTTGGCTGCAGTCCCAAAAACGGCCCCTCACTGCGAAGCCGACACAGGGATGAACGTGTTCGCGACGATTGATGCAAATCATAGCCGAAGAGTCTGTTTGACGCGACACTGTCAGTCAGCAATACCTGTCCTTCTGTGGCCTGAGTAACGGTGATGTCGGTTTTTCACTCAGATCTCTAGGGGGCCGAAATGGTCACAGTTCTTGCGTTTGTTACGATCTCTGAAGATGCCCCAGACGCTTTGGCTGCCTACTTCAGTGTTACAGATCCGCTGCTTAAGCGGGCCGGAGCACGTATCGTGAAGCGCTTTGCGGTGAATGATGTCGTCATCGGCACCCACCCTTCCCAGACAGTCGTGATGGTCGAATACCCGTCGAGAGAGGCGGTTGATTCCGTTTTCAAAAGCCCGGAATACGCTGCGGTCAAGGCGGTGCGGGATCGCGCATTCAGCACCTATGCGATTACGATCGTCGATGATCTTTCGTCGACGCCGTCGGTCGAGCAATCGGGCCGATAGAGCGACGGCATACTTCAGGTCCGGAAGGCTGCGCCTGCGAAGAATTGGTTCTTCAAAAACATGCCGTTTCTCAGCGACCCTCGTGCTGACGCATCGGCGCTGCGTTTATCGCCTGTCGCAGGCATGGGACATAACGTAATCGGACGAAGTAAAGCCCGCCGTAAAGTTACGGCGGGCTTTTTCCGATTTTCCAACGATGAAGCCGTTTCCGACCTGACAGACTGCGTCGATAAGGCTTTCCAGTCCCCTTCGGGCTGAAATTGCCGGGATCAGCGGGTCGGGCGGATGATGATTTCCACCCGGCGGTTGGCGGCACGGCCTTCGGGCGTGAGGTTTGAGGCGATGGGTTGATCTTCACCCCGTCCGAAAGCGGTGACGCGGTTGTTTGGCACGCCATTGCCGCGCAGCACATCCGCGACCGAGACGGCGCGGCGCTGCGACAGGTCCTGATTATAGGCCGCCGATCCGGTATTGTCGGTATGGCCGATGATTTGGATCTGGCTGTTGGGATAGCGCAGCAGGTTCTGCGCCACCGCCCCGATGTCGCGGATCAGGTCGGGCCGCAGGGCAGCGCTGTCCACGGCGAACAGCACATCCTGCGGCATGTTCACCACGAGGAAGTCGCCATTGTTCGTCACATCGAATTGGCCATTGATGCCGCGCAATTCGGCGGCCTGCGCGTCAAGCGTGGCACCGATGGCGCCGCCAAGCACGGCGCCGATGCCCGCGCCGACGGCGGTTTTCAGAAGGCGGTCATCATCGCTTTGCGACCCGATCAGGCCACCGGCCATCGCCCCGATCAGCGCGCCGGATTGCGTGCGGGGGCCTGCGGCGGTGGGTTGCGCGCCATAGGGATCGGCATAGGGGTCGGCGGGAACGCAGGCCGTGAGGGCAAGGATGCCGAGGGTGGAAAGGATAAGGGGGGTCTTGAAGGTCATTGCTGCCGCCTCGATGGTGGGTGGCCCTTGGATGCGGGCGCTGACCCTTCTTATACCAAGGCGGGGCGGGGCTGGATAGGAGCGCCCCCCGCGCGGCAACATTCCGCGCATCACATTCCGGTGCGGGCGGCTTCCCATGCAAGGATCGCGCGTTTCACCGGAAGGCCCCAATGATAGCCGCCAAGGTTGCCGTCGCGGCGCAGGGCGCGGTGGCAAGGGATCAGAAAACTGATCGGGTTGCGGCCCACGGCTGTGCCTACGGCGCGGACGGCGCGTGGATTGCCGATGGTTCCGGCAATCTCGCTATAGGTCGTGACATGGCCGGTGGGGATGCGCATCAGCGCCTCCCATACCTTGATCTGAAAGGGCGCGCCGATGAGGTAGAGGGGGGCCTTGCCCTGCCCGTCGGTGCCAAAGGCGGCAAGCACCCAAGGGCGCAGCATCATTGGGTCTTCGACGAAATCCGCCTTGGGCCAACGGCGGATGAGGTCTTCGAAGGCGGCTTCGGCCCCCATTTCGGCGGCAAAGCCCATGCCGCAGAGCCCTTTTTCGGTGCCCATGACAATGGCGGGGCCGAAGGGGCTTTCGAACCAGCCCCAGCGGATGGTGAGGCCGGCCCCGCCTTGCGCGTAATCGCCGGGGGTCATCGCCTCCCATGTCAGGAAGAGGTCGTGCAGGCGGCCGGTGCCGGAAAGACCGGTGGCAAGCGCAGTTTCCAGCGTGGTGAAGCGTTCGGACAGCATGGCACGGGCATGATCCAGCGTCAGGTATTGCTGGTATCGTTTGGGCGAGATGCCGACCCATTGGGAAAAGACGCGCTGGAAATGCGCCGGGGACATATCCATCCGCCGGGCAAGATCATCGAGGGTGAGCGCGGGGCCGCCGTCATCGATCACCTTCAGGGCGCGGGCGATGACGGCGTAGTGGTAGGCGGGGGATTGGTCGGTCATCGGGCATCTCCTTCTGTGGCCAATCTATGGGGGCGGACGGCCACAGGCGACCCGGATTCTGCGCATCCCGCCTTGCCCGGTGACGGCTGGTCGCTTAAGGCGATGGCATGGCCAAGCAGCTTCCCTATGCCGCGATGAAAGAGATCTTCACCCGCTTCCATGCGCTGGAGGCGGAGCCGAAGGGGGAATTGGAGCATGTGAACGCCTTCACCCTGCTGGTGGCGGTAGCGCTTTCGGCGCAGGCGACGGATGTGGGGGTGAACAAGGCGACGCGCGGCCTGTTTGCCGTGGCCGATACGCCGGAAAAGATGCTGGCCTTGGGCGAGGACGGGCTGATCGAGCATATCAAGACGATTGGGCTTTATCGCAACAAGGCGAAGAACGTCATCAAGCTGTGCCGTATCCTGATCGATGCGTTTGGCGGCGCGGTGCCGTCCAGCCGTGCGGCCTTGCAATCGCTGCCGGGGGTAGGGCGCAAGACGGCGAATGTGGTTTTGAACATGTGGTTCCGCCAGCCTGCGCAGGCGGTGGATACGCATATCTTTCGCGTCGGCAACCGCACGGGCATCGCGCCGGGCAAGGACGAGGCGGCGGTCGAGCGGGCGATCGAAGACAACGTTCCCGCCGAGTTCCAGTTGCACGCGCATCACTGGCTGATCCTGCATGGCCGGTATATTTGCGTGGCGCGCACACCGAAATGCGGCATCTGCCCGATCCGCGACCTTTGTCAGTATGAGGAAAAGACCGAATGAAGACCTATGACGTCGTGGGCATCGGCAATGCCATCGTCGATGTGTTCAATCAGGCCGATGACAGTTTCATCGAGATGATGGGCATCGAGAAGGGCATCATGCAGCTGGTGGAACGCGAGCGGGGCGAATTGCTGTATGCCGCCATGAAAGACCGGGTGCAGGCCCCCGGCGGGTCGGTTGCCAATACCATCGCGGGGTTGGGGAACCTTGGCTTGCGGACGGCCTTCATCGGGCGGGTGCATGACGATGCGCTGGGGCGGTTTTATGCGCAGTCGATGGCCGAAAGCGGGACGGCCTTTCCGAACCCGCCGGTGGCAGGGGGAGAACTGCCCACCTCGCGGTCGATGATCTTTGTGTCGCCGGATGGCGAGCGGTCGATGAACACCTATCTGGGGATTTCTTCGGAACTGGGCCCGGAAGACGTGTCGGATGCCGTGGCAGGTGAGGCGGTGCTGCTGTTCCTTGAGGGTTATCTTTACGACAAGCCCAAGGGAAAACAGGCTTTTGAGCGGGCGGCGAAGCTGTGCCGGGGTGCCGGTGGCAAGGCGGGGATCGCCCTGTCAGACCCATTCTGCGTGGACCGTCATCGGGATGATTTCCGGCGGCTGGTCAAGGAGTTGGACTATGTGATCGGGAACGAACACGAATGGTCCTCGCTTTATCAGACCGACCTGTCGGCAGCGCTGGAACAGGCGGCGGCGGATGCGGGCGTGGTGGTCTGCACCCGGTCGGGGGATGAGGTCATCCTTGTACGCGGAGATGAGATGGTAACGGTGCCGGTGAACCGCGTGGTGCCGGTGGATGCGACGGGCGCGGGCGATCAGTTCGCGGCGGGGTTCCTGTATGGCTTTGCCACGGGGCAATCGCTGGAGGTGTCGGGGCGGATGGGCTGTGTCGCGGCGGCGGAGGTGATCAGCCATTTCGGTGCGCGGCCCGAGACGGATCTGAAGGCGTTGTTCCGCAAGGAAGGGCTGATCTGAGGATCAGCCCCTTTCTTGGGCGTCAGGCCGGATGGTTGCCGGTCATCGGGCGGGACAGCAGGACGAGGGCCGTTGCGACAAGGGCCGAGACATAGGCGATGGGCAAGAGGACGGCGAAAACCTCGCTTCCGCTTCGGGCCAGTGCCTTGCTGACGCCCAAGGCAAGGGCCAAGAGCCAGCTCGCCGCAGAGATGCCGCCGATCAGGGAAAAGCGCAGTTTCAACGCGGTCGGAAAGGCTGCGATGGAGCGGCCGATGCGGCCCGCAAGGATCGGCATAGCAACAGCACCGATCAAGATGGCGTTGAGGGTGAGAAGGCCCACGATGCCCAGTTTGGCCATGAGTTTTGGCGTGAAAGCCGCCAGGTCGAAGCCGGTGCGGAGGTAAAGCAGGCCCAGCCCTGTGACCCACATCACCCCCAGCGCGGCCCAGACAAAACCATGGGTGCGGTGGAGGGTGGCCATCATCTCATGCGTCAGGGGGGTGCGCAGGCGGTTGAGGATGTAGAGATCGGCCATGATCGACGCGCCAAGGCCGAGGCAGACGGCAAATAGGTGCGAAAAGCGGAGCGTGTCGGTGACGAGCAGCATATCCATGCGGTGCGGTTCCTTGTCCTTATCAGGGGGTCTTTCGACCATTGGCCCGCCACGGTTGGGGCGGGGTAGGACAGTGACACTCAACCGCAAAAGGGGGGCTGCCAAGCCCGCCCTAGGCGACGTTCCGCCAGCGGGCGA
Encoded proteins:
- a CDS encoding F0F1 ATP synthase subunit C, whose translation is MEGDIASMGQFIGAGLAAIGSGAAAIGVGHVAGNFLAGALRNPSAAGGQTATLFIGLAFAEALGIFAFLVALLLMFAV
- the nth gene encoding endonuclease III; the protein is MAKQLPYAAMKEIFTRFHALEAEPKGELEHVNAFTLLVAVALSAQATDVGVNKATRGLFAVADTPEKMLALGEDGLIEHIKTIGLYRNKAKNVIKLCRILIDAFGGAVPSSRAALQSLPGVGRKTANVVLNMWFRQPAQAVDTHIFRVGNRTGIAPGKDEAAVERAIEDNVPAEFQLHAHHWLILHGRYICVARTPKCGICPIRDLCQYEEKTE
- a CDS encoding FCD domain-containing protein; translation: MPFQKVQPEKLSHGIVRQIELLILRGILRPGERLPSERELSERMDVSRPSLREALAELQERGLLTTRPNAGVYVAEVMGSAFAPALVDLFSRHDEAVFDYIAFRRDLEALAAERAARLGSDTDLQVIDAIFTRMEAAHQKRDPSDEAALDAQFHLAIIEASHNVVMLHMMRSMFDLLREGVFYNRQMMFKVRTTREALLDQHRAINTAIQARDPANARAAVESHLDYVEAALIEQGRTARNEAIALQRLQHEQSR
- a CDS encoding DUF1330 domain-containing protein, whose product is MVTVLAFVTISEDAPDALAAYFSVTDPLLKRAGARIVKRFAVNDVVIGTHPSQTVVMVEYPSREAVDSVFKSPEYAAVKAVRDRAFSTYAITIVDDLSSTPSVEQSGR
- a CDS encoding F0F1 ATP synthase subunit B, encoding MRTLTAILALSATPALAAGDKPFFSLANTDFVVTIGFLVFVGVLLKYKVPALIGKLLDNRAAQIKAELDEARSLRDEAKALLSSYEKKQKEVQEQSERIVASAKEEAMAAAEQAKADLKKSIARRVAAAEDQIASAEASAIREVRERAIAVAVAAAGDVLAKQMTAEGAAASIDAAIGQVEAKLH
- a CDS encoding F0F1 ATP synthase subunit A — its product is MDQFIVKPLFGHGPVEWYTPTNVTLWMSLAVLCIIALFVLGTRGRAVVPSRVQSVAELAYGFIYKMVEDICGHEGVKYFPKIFTLFVFIIFTNYLGLLPMSFTPTSHIAVTAVLGFGVFIAVTLLGFYKHGAHFLGLFWMSDAPLILRPIIAVIEVISYFVRPVSHSIRLAGNIMAGHAVIKVFAGFAAIAAISPVSILAIVAIYGLEVLVSFIQAYVFTILTCVYLKDALHPGH
- a CDS encoding adenosine kinase → MKTYDVVGIGNAIVDVFNQADDSFIEMMGIEKGIMQLVERERGELLYAAMKDRVQAPGGSVANTIAGLGNLGLRTAFIGRVHDDALGRFYAQSMAESGTAFPNPPVAGGELPTSRSMIFVSPDGERSMNTYLGISSELGPEDVSDAVAGEAVLLFLEGYLYDKPKGKQAFERAAKLCRGAGGKAGIALSDPFCVDRHRDDFRRLVKELDYVIGNEHEWSSLYQTDLSAALEQAAADAGVVVCTRSGDEVILVRGDEMVTVPVNRVVPVDATGAGDQFAAGFLYGFATGQSLEVSGRMGCVAAAEVISHFGARPETDLKALFRKEGLI
- a CDS encoding methylated-DNA--[protein]-cysteine S-methyltransferase translates to MTDQSPAYHYAVIARALKVIDDGGPALTLDDLARRMDMSPAHFQRVFSQWVGISPKRYQQYLTLDHARAMLSERFTTLETALATGLSGTGRLHDLFLTWEAMTPGDYAQGGAGLTIRWGWFESPFGPAIVMGTEKGLCGMGFAAEMGAEAAFEDLIRRWPKADFVEDPMMLRPWVLAAFGTDGQGKAPLYLIGAPFQIKVWEALMRIPTGHVTTYSEIAGTIGNPRAVRAVGTAVGRNPISFLIPCHRALRRDGNLGGYHWGLPVKRAILAWEAARTGM
- a CDS encoding malonate--CoA ligase, whose amino-acid sequence is MANHLFDALFAPLAGRGSDFLILPDGRRISGDAFFHLVGQMAGALRGLGLAKGDRIAVQVGKSPEGLAIYGAAVALGAVFLPLNTAYTPDEVAYFLGDATPRVFVCDGAKAQALAAVAAQAGARLVALNGDGTGELADLAAGASEEAAVACGPDDLAAILYTSGTTGRSKGAMLTQRNLLSNADVLLREWRFTGRDVLLHALPIFHTHGLFVASNVVLLSGAAMIWLPGFEAGAVLRHLPQATVMMGVPTFYTRLLDEPGLTRDLVGHMRLFVSGSAPLLAETHVAWKARTGHRILERYGMTETNMNTSNPYEGERRAGTVGFPLPGVDLRIMAEGREVAPEEVGMIEVRGPNVFAGYWQMPEKTREELRADGWFITGDLGKRDADGYVHIVGRAKDLVITGGYNVYPKEVELLLDEVPGVAESAVIGVPHPDFGEAVFAVLVPQKGAALDAGQALAAISDRLARFKQPKAAVVVESLPRNTMGKVQKNLLREAYKGWFVSGGEI
- a CDS encoding ArsR/SmtB family transcription factor, which gives rise to MTAPTPDPLDTVFSALADPTRRAILTMLLEDDMAVTDVAEPFAVSLAAISKHLAVLADAGLITQEKRGRVKWCKLEPDALRTASVWMQGFGQFDPVDLDAFERFLEAELDTQDVT
- a CDS encoding AtpZ/AtpI family protein; its protein translation is MAEEPDRARLAALEEKLAKAKGAVNPPRKRHQDEQYSQAQLAWRMVIELVAGLGIGFGIGYGLDSLFGTMPLFLVLFILAGFAAGIKTMLRSAKEVQERKAAQAAEQGED
- a CDS encoding F0F1 ATP synthase subunit B', which translates into the protein MATEHTAAASTCVSEAGSAIGMPQLCVEWMPNQVFWLVVALAVIYFVLSRIALPRIGSVLAERKGTITNDLTAAEELKAKAVEAEKAYQDALARARSEAARIVAEARAEIQKDLDAATAKADAEIAAKAAESEGRISEIRAGALDAITEVAKDTAKELVAALGGKADARSVTAAVTARLKG
- a CDS encoding OmpA family protein — its product is MTFKTPLILSTLGILALTACVPADPYADPYGAQPTAAGPRTQSGALIGAMAGGLIGSQSDDDRLLKTAVGAGIGAVLGGAIGATLDAQAAELRGINGQFDVTNNGDFLVVNMPQDVLFAVDSAALRPDLIRDIGAVAQNLLRYPNSQIQIIGHTDNTGSAAYNQDLSQRRAVSVADVLRGNGVPNNRVTAFGRGEDQPIASNLTPEGRAANRRVEIIIRPTR